A stretch of DNA from Pelotomaculum isophthalicicum JI:
GTCGGTTATGGGGCGTCCATGCTTCAGATAGTCAATAATGGCGTTACCAACAGAAGAAAGCAGAGGATACTCTACGGGGATATCTGTTTTGTGTTGACTGAAACGGATGATATTTTTATCCCAGTCAATCTGATTAAATCGAAAGTTCACAATGTCTCCGGATCGCCATCCATATTCGGCGGCAAGCAACAAAATCAGGTAATCCCGTTTTCCCGTGGCAGATGAGCGTTCCACCGCTGCGATAATGCTGCGGATTTCATCTTCCTCGTACGTTGTGGGGATCTTACAATGGTGTTTGTAATTATCTGCCAAGACGAATACCGAACTGTCTTTTCCGGTAATGCCATTATCATACGCATACCGAAAATAAATGCGTAGCGTTGAACCGCAGTTGTGCCTGGAGGCGAGCGAATAATTCATGGAGACAAAAAAATCCTCCATGATCTCAATGCTAAGATTATCCAATGTCAATCGATGCTTTTGCAGATAACAAAAAAACTCGTATAGATACTGCTCCTTGTTTCTGATGGTACTCTCCGAAAGATGCTGTACATTACGCAGGTAAGACAGATAAAGACACATATCATTGCCTATGTTGCCATAAAAATTTCTTTCAACCCGTGGAGTACGGAATTCAAAATCGCCGTCTTTTTGATAAGAAGTCAGCATACGGACTGCACGGAGCCGTATCTGCTCACTGTGCGTAAGCCTATCAACAAAGATATGGGTTCCCAGAGTTTCATCGCAATACTGGAATCCAATGGATTTAGAAAAGTCCTTGTAATTGTGCAATGTCATCCACTTAGTAAGATTTTCCCATTCTGCTTTGATTCTACCGTGGTGCACAGCAGCATACTCCCGGCTGGTCAACTCGTCTTCGCATAAGGAAATCAACGTTTTAAAGTCAGTTACCATAAATCAAACCCTCCTTGTAAAGTTTGATTCATGAGTAACACTTCTAGATTATTATGTAAAGAAATATAACACCAAAACAGAGCATCTCCACGTTTGGAATCACATTTCTTTACATAACGAAAGTCTTAACATAACCTTTCTTACGTAAAGATTAACGTAAGAAAGG
This window harbors:
- a CDS encoding site-specific integrase — its product is MVTDFKTLISLCEDELTSREYAAVHHGRIKAEWENLTKWMTLHNYKDFSKSIGFQYCDETLGTHIFVDRLTHSEQIRLRAVRMLTSYQKDGDFEFRTPRVERNFYGNIGNDMCLYLSYLRNVQHLSESTIRNKEQYLYEFFCYLQKHRLTLDNLSIEIMEDFFVSMNYSLASRHNCGSTLRIYFRYAYDNGITGKDSSVFVLADNYKHHCKIPTTYEEDEIRSIIAAVERSSATGKRDYLILLLAAEYGWRSGDIVNFRFNQIDWDKNIIRFSQHKTDIPVEYPLLSSVGNAIIDYLKHGRPITDAEEIIVSAESAKKGRPLSPPTIHSIVTKYMRKANIKNWKNKKHGAHSLRHSLATNLLKKNVSIPIISTVLGHQNTETTKAYLKVDIEKLRQCPLSVPKISSKHYKAGRCEE